Proteins from a genomic interval of Capsicum annuum cultivar UCD-10X-F1 chromosome 4, UCD10Xv1.1, whole genome shotgun sequence:
- the LOC107867616 gene encoding light-harvesting complex-like protein OHP2, chloroplastic isoform X1 → MSVASTSSFPYIKIQNPSPSSSYNFRFSTLTIRSSQADGPLRRPMVQPPTPVKPVPPSPSTPPSPSPLPPPKQVAVDAKNVITMEFQRQKAKELQDYFKQKKLEEANQGPFFGFIGKNEISNGRWAMFGFAVGMLTEYATGSDFVDQVKILLSNFGILDLE, encoded by the exons ATGTCAGTAGCATCGACATCTTCCTTCCCCtacatcaaaattcaaaatccatCTCCCTCCTCTTCCTATAATTTCAGATTTTCTACACTTACCATTAGGAGTTCTCAAGCTGATGGTCCTTTGAGAAGACCTATGGTTCAACCACCTACCCCTGTTAAACCTGTCCCACCATCACCATCAACACCACCTTCACCTTCGCCACTGCCTCCGCCGAAGCAGGTTGCTGTGGATGCCAAGAATGTTATTACTATGGAATTCCAAAGGCAAAAAGCTAAGGAGCTTCAAGACTATTTCAAACAGAAGAAGCTTGAGGAAGCTAATCAAGGCCCTTTCTTTGGTTTTATTGGCAAGAATGAAATTTCTAATGGCAG ATGGGCAATGTTTGGTTTTGCTGTTGGGATGTTAACAGAATATGCCACTGGTTCCGACTTTGTGGATCAGGTTAAGATCCTTCTATCAAATTTTGGGATACTAGACTTGGAATGA
- the LOC107867616 gene encoding light-harvesting complex-like protein OHP2, chloroplastic isoform X3 produces the protein MSVASTSSFPYIKIQNPSPSSSYNFRFSTLTIRSSQADGPLRRPMVQPPTPVKPVPPSPSTPPSPSPLPPPKQVAVDAKNVITMEFQRQKAKELQDYFKQKKLEEANQGPFFGFIGKNEISNGSCSRMAVGKTSRDGQCLVLLLGC, from the exons ATGTCAGTAGCATCGACATCTTCCTTCCCCtacatcaaaattcaaaatccatCTCCCTCCTCTTCCTATAATTTCAGATTTTCTACACTTACCATTAGGAGTTCTCAAGCTGATGGTCCTTTGAGAAGACCTATGGTTCAACCACCTACCCCTGTTAAACCTGTCCCACCATCACCATCAACACCACCTTCACCTTCGCCACTGCCTCCGCCGAAGCAGGTTGCTGTGGATGCCAAGAATGTTATTACTATGGAATTCCAAAGGCAAAAAGCTAAGGAGCTTCAAGACTATTTCAAACAGAAGAAGCTTGAGGAAGCTAATCAAGGCCCTTTCTTTGGTTTTATTGGCAAGAATGAAATTTCTAATGGCAG TTGTTCCAGAATGGCAGTTGGCAAAACAAGCAGAG ATGGGCAATGTTTGGTTTTGCTGTTGGGATGTTAA
- the LOC107867616 gene encoding light-harvesting complex-like protein OHP2, chloroplastic isoform X2: MSVASTSSFPYIKIQNPSPSSSYNFRFSTLTIRSSQADGPLRRPMVQPPTPVKPVPPSPSTPPSPSPLPPPKQVAVDAKNVITMEFQRQKAKELQDYFKQKKLEEANQGPFFGFIGKNEISNGSIGRSCSRMAVGKTSRDGQCLVLLLGC; this comes from the exons ATGTCAGTAGCATCGACATCTTCCTTCCCCtacatcaaaattcaaaatccatCTCCCTCCTCTTCCTATAATTTCAGATTTTCTACACTTACCATTAGGAGTTCTCAAGCTGATGGTCCTTTGAGAAGACCTATGGTTCAACCACCTACCCCTGTTAAACCTGTCCCACCATCACCATCAACACCACCTTCACCTTCGCCACTGCCTCCGCCGAAGCAGGTTGCTGTGGATGCCAAGAATGTTATTACTATGGAATTCCAAAGGCAAAAAGCTAAGGAGCTTCAAGACTATTTCAAACAGAAGAAGCTTGAGGAAGCTAATCAAGGCCCTTTCTTTGGTTTTATTGGCAAGAATGAAATTTCTAATGGCAG CATTGGTCGAAGTTGTTCCAGAATGGCAGTTGGCAAAACAAGCAGAG ATGGGCAATGTTTGGTTTTGCTGTTGGGATGTTAA
- the LOC107867616 gene encoding light-harvesting complex-like protein OHP2, chloroplastic isoform X4 — translation MSVASTSSFPYIKIQNPSPSSSYNFRFSTLTIRSSQADGPLRRPMVQPPTPVKPVPPSPSTPPSPSPLPPPKQVAVDAKNVITMEFQRQKAKELQDYFKQKKLEEANQGPFFGFIGKNEISNGRMAVGKTSRDGQCLVLLLGC, via the exons ATGTCAGTAGCATCGACATCTTCCTTCCCCtacatcaaaattcaaaatccatCTCCCTCCTCTTCCTATAATTTCAGATTTTCTACACTTACCATTAGGAGTTCTCAAGCTGATGGTCCTTTGAGAAGACCTATGGTTCAACCACCTACCCCTGTTAAACCTGTCCCACCATCACCATCAACACCACCTTCACCTTCGCCACTGCCTCCGCCGAAGCAGGTTGCTGTGGATGCCAAGAATGTTATTACTATGGAATTCCAAAGGCAAAAAGCTAAGGAGCTTCAAGACTATTTCAAACAGAAGAAGCTTGAGGAAGCTAATCAAGGCCCTTTCTTTGGTTTTATTGGCAAGAATGAAATTTCTAATGGCAG AATGGCAGTTGGCAAAACAAGCAGAG ATGGGCAATGTTTGGTTTTGCTGTTGGGATGTTAA